The proteins below come from a single Lineus longissimus chromosome 5, tnLinLong1.2, whole genome shotgun sequence genomic window:
- the LOC135488258 gene encoding uncharacterized protein LOC135488258 gives MKDLHLPAYQVVVKLSHRHNHVIDSADSLKHRDVSEETVAKFKDLFSKGHSPASALNTHKLDLQLHYDQDYVYEAADRANCPDIQFCHRLYRKIFNKAYGAASGEKMLHDLEAAIESYNSEKGEVCGRIDQVNGKIAIALCSPLMKRVSQKHEYSGELVFIDASGGMDRYDCRIFMLLTHSAAGGLPLGCLIVTSESRECVTLALKLYTEIMPRDAFFGRGALGPQVFLSDDSEGRKAEPCISVSTGHIDSLRFPLAAGSVEVPVGKQEQHPKRAQATVAFCSKKDDFRHDC, from the exons ATGAAGGATCTTCACCTACCAGCGTATCAAGTTGTTGTCAAGCTCTCCCACCGCCATAACCATGTGATTGATAGTGCTGATAGCCTAAAGCATAGAGATGTAAGTGAAGAGACAGTtgccaaattcaaagacctgttCTCTAAAGGGCATTCACCAGCATCCGCTCTCAACACCCACAAGCTTGATCTACAACTACACTACGACCAAGACTATGTGTATGAAGCTGCTGATCGTGCCAATTGTCCAGACATACAGTTCTGTCACAG GCTGTATCGGAAGATCTTCAATAAAGCCTACGGTGCTGCTAGTGGGGAGAAGATGCTGCACGACCTGGAAGCAGCAATCGAGTCCTACAACAGTGAGAAGGGTGAAGTGTGCGGCAGGATCGACCAAGTCAATGGCAAGATCGCAATCGCGTTGTGCAGCCCTCTTATGAAACGTGTCAGCCAGAAGCACGAATACAGTGGAGAACTTGTGTTTATAGATGCATCGGGGGGCATGGATCGATATGACTGTAGGATCTTCATGCTTCTAACTCATAGTGCTGCTGGCGGATTACCACTGGGGTGCCTGATTGTAACCTCAGAGTCCAGGGAGTGTGTAACTCTGGCATTGAAACTGTACACAGAAATAATGCCTAGAGATGCTTTCTTTGGCCGGGGTGCTCTTGGTCCTCAGGTGTTCTTATCTGACGATAGTGAGGGCAGAAAGGCAGAGCCTTGCATCAGTGTTTCCACAGGCCACATTGATTCTTTGCGTTTTCCACTTGCTGCAGGCAGTGTGGAGGTTCCTGTGGGAAAGCAAGAACAACATCCGAAGAGAGCACAGGCAACAGTTGCTTTTTGCAGTAAAAAAGATGACTTTCGCCATGACTGTTGA